Below is a genomic region from Henckelia pumila isolate YLH828 chromosome 3, ASM3356847v2, whole genome shotgun sequence.
CAGCTATGAAACTTGTTAAAACAGCTCTTCGAAATAAGATGGAAGCAAAGTTCTTTGCAGATTCTATGGTAGTCTACATTGAACGGGATTTTGTCGAAAAAATTGATAACGATTTAATCATTCTTGAGTTTGATTCTAAGAAGAATCGAAGAGCTCAACTCCAGTAGTGTTTTAGCTACGTGTTTTTGAAGGTATAAAATATTAAACACTATTTTTGTATGTTTTCATAAAGttaatatttacatatttttttaattaattatttattttatcaataCATTCAAGTACAGGACGGAGCCAGCCCCAGGTATTTTCGAATCCTGGCTCCGCCCCTGGTTGTCTGGACCAGTTGAGTAGATCTTGTCAAGGTTGCCATTCGAGGGAGCAGACGAGTGATTTCAATCAATCGGTTGAGTGATGTTTTGTCACCAGGCGAGTAGAATTCAAGACGAGCGGTCGAAAACTTGTTTTACATGAAAATACAGCAAGAtctataataattatttattgtttgTTATTATCAAAATTTAATGATTAAATATTATGTGGTATTTATTTTGAGATAGGCGTTGCTTTGgtcaaatttataaaaaaaaaaaaaaaaaaaaaagcaaccccggtgattgaatttaaaatttaagtatAAAACTTTCCGACCTGTAAGCTTATCGGTCTTTGACTGGTGTCTGGTCCGTCTCAGTCGCGGTGACCGAGGTGACCCAAGtggacaaaataaatattttttataaataaatataacaaagtAACGCTTTCTCTAATGGCGTGACTCTTTCTTTAATGAATTTATAAGAGACTTTAAGTTGGTGTCTCCCAAGATAACGTGAATTGAAGTTTGCAAATGTGATTTTAAATCACGCTAGTGAGTAAAAAAAGAacggtaatttataatttactcCCCAAACCTAAACTTAAATTGATGATCTGTCCCTATGAGAAAAAAAACTTTGCAACTCCCTAAACCCACATGTTTTGTTTCAGATGAAATTTGgtacaaaacataaaaaatatggTACAAGTACATGATATTTAAGTATGAACTGTTTCAAATCTGGTactaatttatgattttttagtaCTCAAATATGTAAGCAAATATTGATATAATGACAAATTTGTTTTCTTTAAATGACAATCGGTACAAAATATTAGAAAtatggtactaatatatgagattttgagtatcaaatgtgttagatttggtacaaatatatgatttttgagtactaaaaaaatattgataacacatttatcttatttggatggaaatcggtacaaaacattaaaaatattgtactcatatatgatatttgagtacttaatgtgttagatctggtacaaatatatgattttgactactcaaacatatgttgcaagttcacattaataaaatgtttaaattttatactcaaaatcttattttttgtaCTCGATTTTGAACAATTAatgctcaaatatcatgtacttgtaccatatttttaatgttttgtactCAATTTTTATCCGAGAAAAATAATGTAGATCCAGAGAGTGCAAACAACTTTATTTTTGACAAGGGGttgatttttaatttgaatttggatttagggattaaacaacaattaatcgAAGAAGAAAGCCTGTCATCTTACCTTAATCGtgaaacacataaaaaaattatttgtttaataatataatataacacAAACGAATATGGGTTATATGGAACAGATCGTAACACAAAGTCCTCTCATACAATAATTGcttgccaaaaaaaaatataaaaagttGAATTCTCACGCTGGAAAGAAGAAAAGTAGACGCACCATGACCACCCAAATCGAAAGCCACCAAGTTTCACCGCCGCACGGCGAGGTTCCGCCGGAGATATCGTATCCGATGTCTTACTTCGACATCCCAATGCTGAACTCTCACCCGGTGCGACGCCTTCTTTTCTACGATTTCGCAGCTTCTAAATCCAGTTTCTTGGAAACCCACATCCCAAAACTCATACAATCACTCGCTCTCGTTCTCAAGCATTACACCCCACTTGCAGGCAACATTTTGTACCCTCTGTTGGATACCGAGAAGCCCATATTTCGTTACCTGTCAGGGGACTGTGTCTCTCTTACAGTGTCCGAGTCGACCAACGATTACCATAACCTGGTCGGATATGGTGCGCGTGATGCCGACCAGTTTTACAATTGTGTACCTCAGATGCCGCCCATAAAAGATGAGCCCGGCTTCAAAATCATCCCTGTTCTGGCGGTGCAAATTACTCTGTTTCCCGGCACCGGGGTATGCATCGGCATCGCCAATAATCACAGTGTCGGGGATGGAAGTGCAATAATGAGCTTTATAAAGGCGTGGGCTTCAACCAGCAGATTTGAAGGATCAAACGAAGAGTTGCTGGTTCAAGCTGGTAAGTTTTCGCCTTGTTTCGATCGAAAATTCATCCGGGATCCCCTCGGAATCGACGCAATTAGCTGGAACCAAATCAGGAAACGTTTTCCTACCCACTGCTCAACTTTCCCGCTGCCAACGAAAAAGGTTCGAGCGACATACGTCCTGAATGAGTCTGAAATCAAGAAACTCAAGGATTTGATCAAAAGCAAGGTGCCGAGGTTGGAGTACTTGTCGTCTTTTGTTGCTGCGGGTGCTTACGCGTGGTCTAATCTTGTGAAATCCGGAGACATGACTGGCGAGGAAGCCGACGAAAGCAAAGTAGAATGTTTCATTTTTGCGGTTGATCTGCGGGCAAGAGTGGATCCCCCGGTACCCGACAATTACTTTGGCAACTGCGTGGTAGGCGCAAAGGTCAAAATGGGGCACGGTGTGCTGGTAGGAGATGAAGGATTCTTTCGGGCTGCGGAGGCCATTGCCGATTACATACAAAACACGGCGAACAACAAGGAACAAGTGCTGAAAGGTGCCGAGAATTGGCTGTCGAATTACCAGAGTATAGCGAGGGGAGGCTATGTTGCGGTGATTGGATCGTCAAAGTTCGACTTGTACGATGTGGATTTTGGATGGGGAAAGGCGAGAAAGGTGGAGGTTGCCACCATTGATGGGGAGTCTCTGGTTATGTCCATGTGCAAGGTGAGGGATTCCGAGAGGGGAATAGAGATCGGCTTGTCTCTGCCCACGCCTAGAATGGAGGCTTTTGCAGCTCTCTTTGCCCATGGATTAGCACCAATATGATGAAATTGTTCATGTAAAGGTGCGATTTTTACTTTCCAATAATTGTTTTTACGACCGATCGTTGCTCCTATGATCATTGGAAAAATATGTAATTTGTAAGGGGATCCCCTTGCAAACGATGGCCGGTCCGGTTAGGATGGCAAACAAGAGCATTTTACTGAAAATTTTGTTTACCGTGTTAATTacattattcatatttttaggGTTAATTACACGCACTGTTTCAGAAACAGTGAACCCTCGAGGTAGCTGGAAACTCCTATTTTAAGCAAGCACGTATCTACCctattttttgttgaaaaaaatgTTGAATGAATTGTTGGAATAAAATGACATGAAATGAGCTTGAATTACTTGTCCAAAAGGCTTGTATATTTGTCCAAAAAGCTTGTTCCAATTGatgcaaaaatttgaatttggtgaaattAATTGGAGGAAAAGTTGTCCCACATTGAAACATGTTGAACGTATTATTCAccttatataatccaactttggattatgggattggGTCTTTAAGGCCccgatgttttgtaaaggggcaagacgaTAATCGATGCGACAAACACACACGCGCGCGATCGTGGCTGGCCAGCGAAACGAggtcttatgatcaattattctttttggataaaatttggttataaaaaaaataaaataataataatttttattattttgttagtGCGCACGATCGATAGATTTAtaccgaccgagcgcagcccTCACCTGCCGAGACAGAAAGTTTGAGAATGTTGGCCGCCCGATCGGTAGTTTtataccgaccgagcgcacccttATTTTTTTGAGGCAGAATGTGACGAACCGGGCGCTCATCTCtcaaatcaaaacatttaaTCCAAATACATGAATTAAAACCAAGAAATCAATCAAGCATctaaagccaaaaaaaaaaaaaaaaatttaaataagtgTTGCCCTGCGCGAGCGCGAGCTGCTGCTCGCCCGTGCGCGGGCCAACAATCcagaaaaagaaaatattgctCGGCTGCTGTCCAAGTGCTTCCATTGCTGCACCAAATCATCTAAACAAGATATATCAATTCTAAAATAAATATAGACATAAACTCAATTCCCAACATGCATTGAAACAAGCTTCATGTATCCAATACTCTTGAGTTTACACCTACAACTCAAAATTCATCACAATCTAGCAAGCTCATGCGAacttcatatctcaagatcttaacaaaataacatACATATGGAGATGTCTACTAGTTCTACATCAACTAGAGTTTAGTACAATATAAGCTAAAATCATGGCATACAAGCAACTATATCTCAAGTTGATACAACACTTGACAACAACTCATctaaacccgaatcaccactcTACTCTCTCTCGATCTCAGTTCTTCATGGTCTTCCCGGACTCGTTCCagtcccacctattgtcatgcacacatacaaacaagacaatagccggagagactccggtgagaatttaatcccagtataatacaacatatacatgcATAAACTCAAGTAATTCAACTTGAAGCATATTAACAGTCATTCAACAATAAGACTCAAAGCATCTTAAGACATATTGACTCAACATGCTATAAATCAAGTTGCAAACGTTGCATTCAAGCAAGACATACTGTAAATATCATAAACTCATATCGAATCAATATCAACTCTTCAAACAATCATGCAATattttaacttaataaaaatagtagaaACTCATCTATTTCAATCGAaagcaatgcatgatttaaaaatcgATTATCATATCGGTATCGGTTCTCTTTTTGGGATCCCTGGGAAAGAAACACGTCAACCCATCCAACTACTCTCCATTCGAGGTGATGTTGAGTGCTTATTCCCGGACTTTGGTCCACTATATCGAGCGTCAAACGTTAGGGATAACTCAATCACCCAAACCGTCAAACATTAGGGACAACTCAATCACCTAAACTCCTCAATATACGTCCAAACATCCTATCATTTTATCTGGGCAACTCAGCCCTCAAAACTCGAAAGAAagttggcccaatatgaatgcaaaAAACTCAAACGCATCAAGTCAAGACCAACAATACAAACTAGATCAAGTAAGTAATCATATAAGCATCTATTAACATAGAAGCacaaagtatgtgattttagaaaGAGATACTCAATAAATTCATATTGAGTGTGCAAGCCCTTTAACTcaaggttgtcttatacctttcaatcttTGTTTTCAAACTCTTCAACTTTTCAAAATCTGCACACAcaaaactcaataaaaattTGGTCAAACACTACTTGATCTTCAAGGCTTAACTTCACAAACCTTGGCCCAATTCAATCCCGGTTCGAAGCTGAAGGTTCGAGTTCGATATCCCCTGTTTTCAAAATCGAAAACATAGCAAAATAACTCataacatcagcaagaactcacttCATTCACAGCTCCATCATAAGCCATCAAAACAGTTTTAAATTCTAAACCGGCGGAGTAACggtacaaaatcggtaaccgaaactaaaTTCTATCAACTCTAACATTTATATCAGCTAATTCAGAAGCATAAATTCGAAGAGAACTTCTGCAAATTCATGGCGATTACAAACAACAATTGTTCATCGGTTTTACTTCGATATCGTCatatatatcaatattattCTCTTAACCACCACATATCAGCATGTAAACCAGCATAAACCAGCATAATAAAAGCATACAAATCTCGAGTATAAGCTGGAAATTCATGGCAAATCCAAACGACATTCAATCGTTTAGCCGATTTCGATATAACAATGCATAGAAGCTCTAGAACATCAATACATGATAAAATCTGATTTCTGCCCCATatcataatttcaaaatcatcTAACTCAATATAATATTTACATCAATTGATATCCCTTCTTGCAAGGATTTCGGAactcttttcggaattgaattcggacaaccggagcaaaagttattaAAGATTGAAGATCAAGAATTAGGTTGAGCTTCCTTCCCTCTTCCTCTCTCGTGTATTCTGCTGAACTTGGCTGAATCAAAAGATAAAATACATGTTCATGCATAATTAGAAGTCAAGTTTCATGCAATTTTTcattatttgcactttggcccctaaattcttcactatttgcaaatcggtcctcggcaaacctttttaattcaatttcaatcctaaataatttaagaatattagaatttaattcaaaactccaaaattctcaaattaaatatactcgaattaaaattaaataattcttggattaattaaattaatcccGGGCGTTACACAGAAAGTTGGGCGCCCGATCGGTtaaatttgaccgatcgagcgcgccttCTGCAGTCCGAAAAGTCACGTATCTTTTTGGGCTTTTTCtatcatgggttgcatccttacgtCATAAAACGTGTTTTTTTGGAGtcatagaatatatatatatatatatatatatatgactgtTTTAACGCAGAGGGATCATCTGAAACATCTGATAACGTAATATATCAGATTTCTCTGCGAATACTTCCCTCTCtctcacaaaaaaaaaaggttgatacatattttagttcgacgaagatcgagaatttgttgtgctgctatatctcgattgaatagtcgttgtatcttagagacaaTTGTCgccaacgttgagcactgttaaAGGGCAATTTCATCTTGCGGATAGATAGTTTCTATGGCCTCGACTTGTTCATCAGTGTTGCTGCTTTTGTTGTTATTGACGTTCAGAATTCAGAATACACCCTTATAACAATTTCAAGACGAAATTTTGTGTTTCTTGGATTCTGAAGATGTCTACCGTTTCATTCACTCCACTCGCTTCCGCCCCCACACATGGAGAAAAGCCGCCAACGTTTTCTGGTGCCGACTTTAAACGTTCGCAGCAGAATATGCTGTTCTATCTGACAACACTCAATATGTCTAGATTTTTGAAGGAGGATCCCCCTGTCGTCGTTGATGGTGATTCTGACACCCAAAGGAGGACCGCAGTTGATGCATGGAACCACAGCGATTTTCTGTGCAGAAACTATATTCTGAATGGCCTTCATGACACTCTCTATAGTGTCTACTCCTCAGTCAAGACGGCCAAGGAACTCTGGGATTCCTTGgaaaagaaatacaaaactGAAGACGCCGACATAAAGAAGTTTGTGGTTGGCAAATTTCTGAACTTCAAGATGGTCGACTCAAAAACTGTGATGAGTCAAGTGCAAGAGATAcaattcatcttgcatgacTTATTGGCCAAAGGAATTGAAATCAATGAACCGTTCCAAGTCGCGTCTATCAGTGAGAAGTTGCCTCTGCTGTggaaaaacttcaaaaactaCCTTAAGCACAAACGTAAGGAGTTAAAATTTGAATATCTTATAGTGCGACTTTGCATTGAGGAGGATAACAGAAATATCGAGGCCAAGTCACATAAAAAGATGATGGAAACCGAGGCCAAAGCAAATCTGGCGGAGTCTAGTACAATTCAAAAGAGGAAGCGCCCCCATGATGGAAAGGAAAAGGTGAAAGCAAAGAAATTCCAAGAAAGTTGCTACAACTATGGCAAACCGAATCATATGGCAAGGGAATGCCGACTTCCAagaaaaaacaacaacaatctGAAACCAAAGCAAACGAACATGGTTCAAGAAAGGTATGTACCTTTAGCAATTTCAGATATTGATATAAGTGCTGTTATTTGTGAGACCAACATGGTGGATGGTCCAAGAGGATGGTGGATCGATACCGGCTCAACGAGCCACATTTGTGCTGATATAGATATGTATTCCACATATGCCACCATTGGTGATAGAACATTGTTCATGGGAAACTATGAAACTTCGGATGTCGTTGGAGTTGGCAATGTAGTGCTGAAGATGACGTCGGGCAAAGAAATGATGCTAAAAAATATGC
It encodes:
- the LOC140892131 gene encoding malonyl-coenzyme:anthocyanin 5-O-glucoside-6'''-O-malonyltransferase-like, with protein sequence MTTQIESHQVSPPHGEVPPEISYPMSYFDIPMLNSHPVRRLLFYDFAASKSSFLETHIPKLIQSLALVLKHYTPLAGNILYPLLDTEKPIFRYLSGDCVSLTVSESTNDYHNLVGYGARDADQFYNCVPQMPPIKDEPGFKIIPVLAVQITLFPGTGVCIGIANNHSVGDGSAIMSFIKAWASTSRFEGSNEELLVQAGKFSPCFDRKFIRDPLGIDAISWNQIRKRFPTHCSTFPLPTKKVRATYVLNESEIKKLKDLIKSKVPRLEYLSSFVAAGAYAWSNLVKSGDMTGEEADESKVECFIFAVDLRARVDPPVPDNYFGNCVVGAKVKMGHGVLVGDEGFFRAAEAIADYIQNTANNKEQVLKGAENWLSNYQSIARGGYVAVIGSSKFDLYDVDFGWGKARKVEVATIDGESLVMSMCKVRDSERGIEIGLSLPTPRMEAFAALFAHGLAPI